TGGGGTTTCTTAAGTTCCAGCAAAGCATAGTCGTAGTCCATTCCAATATCATTGGCGTTCCCTTTAATCCATCCCTTGGGGACGTGGGTGCGCTTGGCTCTGATCCACTGGAACTTCATTTTGTCGTTGGTCGGGGCGGCGTACGGGGCAGCGCCTCCTTCAACGTGGTTGGTAAGGTTGGAGGAAACGTAAAAGGGAGAATATTGCGTGTCCCGTTGCTTAGGTTTCAAAAAGCCAACACGGAGCTTCTGGGCTCCTTTCACATAGTTTTTACCATCGTGAACGCAGTGAGCAGCCGTAAGGACGTGACGGTCTCCCACGAGTGTACCAGAGCACCCGGTGGACAGCTTAACAGCCACTGAGAAGGGATATTTGAGCAGGAAGTTCTGCCCGGCAATGCTGAAGcggccatcatggccaaagatCTGCCGCTTTCTTCTGACGTGCGACCGCTCAGTCTTGCCAGACGACGCAGAGGAGTAGGCTGGGCTGGTGTCAGGATTGGGGTTGTAGCCATAGATCCCGATGGCGGTTTCAGTGAGTTGACCGTTGGAGTGGAGGGTCTCGTAGGCCAGAAGTCGCCGCAGGTCCCAGTAGCTCGGGCGAGGAGCTTTCTTGTGGCATTCT
The sequence above is drawn from the Mugil cephalus isolate CIBA_MC_2020 chromosome 3, CIBA_Mcephalus_1.1, whole genome shotgun sequence genome and encodes:
- the LOC125005293 gene encoding serine protease 23-like; the encoded protein is MRLRAALPRFTSLLFLLLFPPVFSSKPQWVLQRVPVVLPQQTEARPAPHFLSPARLDVTSPCDPECHKKAPRPSYWDLRRLLAYETLHSNGQLTETAIGIYGYNPNPDTSPAYSSASSGKTERSHVRRKRQIFGHDGRFSIAGQNFLLKYPFSVAVKLSTGCSGTLVGDRHVLTAAHCVHDGKNYVKGAQKLRVGFLKPKQRDTQYSPFYVSSNLTNHVEGGAAPYAAPTNDKMKFQWIRAKRTHVPKGWIKGNANDIGMDYDYALLELKKPHKRRHMNLGVSPSAQRLPGKRVHFSGFDNDRPGQLVYRFCRAGEETSDLLYQHCDAQPGASGSGVYARMWDGRRRRWERKVIGVFSGHQWVERQGASQEFNVAVKITPLKYAQICYWIKGNFLNCREG